ATTCTATTAACATATTTCTTTAGTAAAAATAATCACAGTAAGATAATCCAAAATCACTATTTCTGCTTTAGCACAAAGCAAAACAATAATATTTTGGACGACTTCTTTGAATTGGCAATATATCTACAGTGTGATGCCACAGTTTGTTTCAGCGACTTTGACCACATTAAAAATTTCAGTGATCAGTATCTTACTTGCAATCGTCGTTGGCTTAATTTGCAGTATTTTGATCACTTATCATGTACGTGTATTTGATAAAATCGCCAAAATTTATATTGAAATATCACGCAATACACCTTTGCTGATTCAGCTTTTTTTCCTCTATTACGGGCTTCCCAAGTTAGGGATCAAAATTGATGGGTTTACCTGTGGTGTGATTGGCTTAACCTTTTTAGGGGGAAGCTATATGGCAGAAGCATTTCGAGCAGGTCTGCAAGCAGTTGCCAAGGGGCAAATTGATTCAGGGGAAAGTATTGGTTTAAACCGATTTCAAGTTTTTCAATATGTGATTTTTCCGCAAGCTTTGGCTGTCTCAATCCCAGCGATTGGAGCAAACTGTCTATTCCTGATCAAAGAAAGCTCAGTGGTCAGTGCAATCGCCGTAGTGGAATTATTGTTCCTGACCAAAGACTTAATTGGCATGGATTACAAAACCACAGAAGCGTTGTTTTTATTGGTCATGTCATATCTGATTATTTTACTGCCAGTCTCCATTCTCACCAGTTATTTAGAATTTCGTAGTCGGAAGGTGAGTCATGGAGTTTAACTATTTATTCCAACCCGATCATCTTGAACGACTTCTCGCAGGGCTTTGGGTGACGGCGAAAATTGCTTTTATTTCAGTATTCTTTTCCGCGATTTTTGGCACGATTTTCGGTGTCATCATGACATCAAAAAATTTATTGGTGAAAGCAATTTGCCGACTGTATTTAGAAGCCATCCGTATTATTCCTATTTTGGTGATGCTTTTTGTTTTCTATTTTGGTTTTGCCACTTGGTTTAATTGGCAATTTTCAGCAACGGCTGTTTGTATCGTTGTATTTGTCCTATGGGGTACAGCGGAAATGGGCGACCTCGTCCGTGCTGCAATAACATCTATAGATCAACATCAACGTGATTCAGCTTATGCGCTAGGACTCAACCCAATTCAAACATTAACTTATGTCATTTTTCCACAGAGCTTAAAACGAGTTACACCAGGTGCAATCAACTTATTTACGCGTATGGTGAAAACCAGTTCTTTAGCGGTGCTTATTGGTGTGATCGAAGTGATTAAAGTAGGACAACAAATTATTGAAAATTCACTTTTAATTGTGCCCAACGCTTCACTGTGGATTTACGGTTTGATCTTTATTTTATATTTCATTATTTGTTATCCCTTGTCACGTTTAGCGACCCATTTAGAAAAAGTTTGGGAGTAAAGATTCATTATGGCTTTGTTATCTATACAACATTTACAGAAATCATTTGCAGAAAGTCATATTTTACAAGGGATTGATTTGGACGTAGAACAGGGTGAGGTCGTTGTTATTCTTGGGCCTTCAGGCTGTGGAAAAAGCACCTTATTGCGCTGTGTAAATGGCTTAGAAAAAATCCAAAGTGGCTCGATCACGTTGCAGGGTTTAGGCGTACTTGGACAGGATGTACCGTGGGTCGATGTCCGTCAAAAAATTGGCATGGTATTCCAAAATTATGAGCTTTTTGGGCATATGAATGTGATTGATAACATTCTACTCGGTCCTTTGAAAGTTCAAAAAAGGAATCGTGCAGAAGCGGAAAAAGTTGCGGATAAATTGCTAAAACGTGTGGGTTTGTATGATCGTAAATTGGATTATCCGCGCCAACTTTCAGGTGGACAAAAGCAACGTATTGCGATTGTTCGTTCATTGGTGATGCAACCACAAGTGATTCTTTTGGATGAAATTACCGCAGCATTAGACCCTGAAATGGTACGTGAAGTTTTAGATGTGGTGTTAAAACTCGCTCATGATGGCATGACCATGTTGATCGTGACCCATGAAATGTCCTTTGCTCGTAAGGTTGCAGATCGGATTATTTTTATGGACAAAGGCAAAATCATCGAACAAGCCACACCTGAACAGTTCTTTGAACAGCCGAAAACTGAACGTGCTAAAGCATTTTTAAATATGTTGAATTACTAGAATTAGAGTTGTAAAAATGACTGTATTAAAAAACTTAAAAGCGATGGGTATTTGGACAAGTACACTTTTACTTGTTGGTTCTCTCTCTGCCTGTCAGAAACCTACAGACCATCAGACCAAGCAACAATCTGCAGAAGATCAATCTTTAGAACAAGTGAAAAAGAATGGTGTGTTTCGTGTCGCAGTATTTGCTGACAACCCTCCTTTTGGTTATGTCGACAGCGCAGGTAAGCCGCAGGGCTTCGATGTCGCTTTAGCTAAGAAAGTCACCAAAGACCTATTAGGTGATGAGTCAAAAATTGAATTTGTGGTGACTGAGGCGGCGAATCGGGTGGAGTTTCTAAAATCGGGTAAAGCAGATGCGGTATTTGCCAGTTTTTCTGTTACACCTGAACGTAAGGAAGTTGTGGATTTTGCACAGCCCTATTTAAAAGCAGCTTTAGGTATCGTTTCACCAAAAGCCAAAGCCATTACCGATATTAAACAGCTTGAAGCTAAAACTTTGATTGTGAATAAAGGTTCGACCTCTGATATTTATTTCACCAAAAATTATCCAAAAATCAATTTGTTGAAATTTGAACAAAATACCGATGCTTTTAATGCTTTGAAGGATGGGCGTGGTGATGCGATTTCTCAAGACAGTACCTATGCATTGGCTTGGGCAGCAGAAAATCCAACATTTACCGCAGGAATTCAACAAATTGGCAATGAAGACTTTATTGCACCTGCGGTGAAAAAGGGCAATACCCAACTGCTCAATTGGCTCAATACAGAAATTTTGACACTACAAAAAAATGGTGAAATCCAGAAGATTTATGACCAAACCTTAAAGCCAATTTATGGTGAAAGCGTTGATGCAAAAGTCTTTTTAGATGTCACAGCAAAATAATTTTGAATCAATAAGAGGAAAATAAAATGAACATCGCCATAAAAAATGTAACTCAACTCTTGGTCGCTTCTGTATTGAGTTTAGGTTTAGTCGCATGTAATAAAAATTCTACTTCACCTGATAAGACGACAGACACAGAAAAAACAGTTTCAACAATCGAGCAAATTAAGAAAAATGGTGTAATACGTATCGGAGTATTTAGCGATAAGCCACCTTTTGGTTATTTGGATGCGCAAGGGAAAAATCAAGGCTTCGATGTTGAAATTGCTAAGCACGTTGCGAAAGATTTATTGGGTGACGAAAACAAGGTTCAGTTTGTTTTAACTGAGGCAGCTAATCGTGTTGAATATCTAAAGGCGGATAAGGTGGATATTATTTTCGCCAATTTCACAGTCACACCAGAACGTCAGGAGGTGGTTGATTTCTCTAAGCCATATTTGAAAGTATCTTTAGGCGTTGTTTCTCCAAAAGCCAAACCGATTACAGATGTGGCACAATTGAAAGACCAAACTTTATTGGTCAATAAAGGCACGACAGCAGATTCATTCTTTACCAAGTCACATCCTGAAATCAAATTGCAGAAATATGAGCAAAATACGGAAACTTTCGATGCTTTAAAAGATGGTCGTGGTGCAGCTTTGGCTCATGATAATTTATTGGTTTTGGCTTGGGCAAAAGAAAATCCTAACTATACCGTGGGAATCACCAGTTTAGGTCAGCATGATTTGATTGCACCAGCAGTGAAAAAGGGCGATAAGGAATTATTAGATTGGTTGAATCAAGATTTAGAGAAATTAGCTAAAGAAGGTGTGATCCAACAAGCCTATGAAAAAACCTTAAAACCTGTTTATGGTGACACAATCAATCCGAAAGATTTGTTAGTGGAATAATTGTTATTGCATACAATCTATTTTGAATGAATAATCAACAATATATTGTACGAATGTTTAATTCATATACATTCAGTTGTAAAAGTTATATAAAAGTCTTTTCAATAAAGTGAAAAGGCGTATAATGCCTCCCATCAAGACGTCGCGCTCATAGCTCAGCTGGATAGAGCACTTGGCTACGAACTAAGGGGTCGGGAGTTCGAATCTCTCTGAGCGCACCAACTTGATCATCGATAGATGTAAAATAGACAATAAACCGCTTAATTGCGGTTTTTTTGTGTCTAAAAAATATATTATTGATTTTCTTTAAGCTGAGGTGGTTCATACACTTTTGCATGTTCAAGCTGTGAAATATCCATTTTAATATTTTCTGAAATTACAGCACTACGCCCAAACATTCGTCCAAAAATGACACGACAAGAAAGTTCTTTAGGCAATGCTTTTAATTGTTTAAAGTCATAGATACATTCTAATTTGGATGCGTCATTTTCAGGGCAGATCGTAAATAAAACATCATATTTAAAATGATGATTTTCATAAATGATCGGATTGTCTTCCAGTTCATCTGCAGCAATAGAGCCACTCACTTCAAATTTGTCGTTAATTGGGCATTTAAAGTGGGCATAATGAAAGCGATATTCATCATAAATTTTATGTAATGGTTTCTGACTGAAGGCAGTGGTATTAAATAATAGATAACCATGCCGATCTAATTCAGGTATGTGTTGAGGTGCAACAAAAGTATATTGCGGTTCAAGGGTAATAGGGACTTGATATTCAGGCATTTTTTCACATCCAATCAATAACAATGCGAATGTGCTGACTAAATATCGACTGCGTCCCTGTAACATGTTTATTTTGTCCTATGATTTGCTTTGCGCTCTAATTTTTTGAGTAAATACAGCATTTCCACCTACGGCAGGTAACATATCATGATATGGCAAACTACGTGCAGCTCTGAGTAAGAAAGGTGCTTTTTCATCGACTTTGACGGCTGTCGTTACACGCATAAATGTACCTGTATCTTGCGGATTGAGTTGGACTTGCCCTTTGAGATAACGTAAATCACCGCCATTGGCGAAAAAGTTATTTTCATTGCTTTTTGGAAAATTAAAATGCATTTTAAAGTCAAAGGGAATGCTGACTACACCGAGACCGATACTGACTT
The DNA window shown above is from Acinetobacter piscicola and carries:
- a CDS encoding amino acid ABC transporter permease, which produces MNWQYIYSVMPQFVSATLTTLKISVISILLAIVVGLICSILITYHVRVFDKIAKIYIEISRNTPLLIQLFFLYYGLPKLGIKIDGFTCGVIGLTFLGGSYMAEAFRAGLQAVAKGQIDSGESIGLNRFQVFQYVIFPQALAVSIPAIGANCLFLIKESSVVSAIAVVELLFLTKDLIGMDYKTTEALFLLVMSYLIILLPVSILTSYLEFRSRKVSHGV
- a CDS encoding amino acid ABC transporter permease; amino-acid sequence: MEFNYLFQPDHLERLLAGLWVTAKIAFISVFFSAIFGTIFGVIMTSKNLLVKAICRLYLEAIRIIPILVMLFVFYFGFATWFNWQFSATAVCIVVFVLWGTAEMGDLVRAAITSIDQHQRDSAYALGLNPIQTLTYVIFPQSLKRVTPGAINLFTRMVKTSSLAVLIGVIEVIKVGQQIIENSLLIVPNASLWIYGLIFILYFIICYPLSRLATHLEKVWE
- a CDS encoding amino acid ABC transporter ATP-binding protein — encoded protein: MALLSIQHLQKSFAESHILQGIDLDVEQGEVVVILGPSGCGKSTLLRCVNGLEKIQSGSITLQGLGVLGQDVPWVDVRQKIGMVFQNYELFGHMNVIDNILLGPLKVQKRNRAEAEKVADKLLKRVGLYDRKLDYPRQLSGGQKQRIAIVRSLVMQPQVILLDEITAALDPEMVREVLDVVLKLAHDGMTMLIVTHEMSFARKVADRIIFMDKGKIIEQATPEQFFEQPKTERAKAFLNMLNY
- a CDS encoding transporter substrate-binding domain-containing protein — translated: MGIWTSTLLLVGSLSACQKPTDHQTKQQSAEDQSLEQVKKNGVFRVAVFADNPPFGYVDSAGKPQGFDVALAKKVTKDLLGDESKIEFVVTEAANRVEFLKSGKADAVFASFSVTPERKEVVDFAQPYLKAALGIVSPKAKAITDIKQLEAKTLIVNKGSTSDIYFTKNYPKINLLKFEQNTDAFNALKDGRGDAISQDSTYALAWAAENPTFTAGIQQIGNEDFIAPAVKKGNTQLLNWLNTEILTLQKNGEIQKIYDQTLKPIYGESVDAKVFLDVTAK
- a CDS encoding cysteine ABC transporter substrate-binding protein: MNIAIKNVTQLLVASVLSLGLVACNKNSTSPDKTTDTEKTVSTIEQIKKNGVIRIGVFSDKPPFGYLDAQGKNQGFDVEIAKHVAKDLLGDENKVQFVLTEAANRVEYLKADKVDIIFANFTVTPERQEVVDFSKPYLKVSLGVVSPKAKPITDVAQLKDQTLLVNKGTTADSFFTKSHPEIKLQKYEQNTETFDALKDGRGAALAHDNLLVLAWAKENPNYTVGITSLGQHDLIAPAVKKGDKELLDWLNQDLEKLAKEGVIQQAYEKTLKPVYGDTINPKDLLVE